The Erwinia sorbitola nucleotide sequence TGAGTGATGGTGGTTTTTCCGTTAGTGCCGGTGACGCCAATCAGCTTCAGTTTCTCACCTGGCTGCTGATAAAAACGCCCGGCCAGCGCCGACAGACGCTGAGAAAGCTGCGCCAGGTAGATCACCGGCACACCGTGCATCTGAACAATTTGTCCGTCTTCCGCTTCGCCTTCAGCTTCAGCAATCACTGCCGTCACGCCCTGGGCAATCGCCTGGGGAATAAAACGGCGGCCATCAGCTGCGTGGCCTTTAATAGCCACAAACAGGTCACCAGATGCCGCAATACGGCTATCCAGCGTCATCTCACGCAGTGGGAGTTCCGGTGCGCCCGGCACCCATGGGGCCAGTAAGTCGCGCAAATTACGATCGGTCACTCGATCCCTCACTCTTGTTAGTTACCATCTCGCTCTTGTCACTGGTGGGTAACGCATCAGGTTCAACGTTCATGGTGCGCAGTACGCCGCCCATGATGGCGCCAAACACCGGCGCGGATACCGCGCCACCGTAATATTTGCCTGCCTGCGGGTCGTTAATAACCACCACCAGTGCAAAACGAGGGTTGCTTGCTGGTGCCACACCAGCGGTATAAGCAATGTATTTGTTGACGTATTTACCGTCCGGGCCGACTTTCTTCGCCGTACCTGTTTTAATCGCTATCCGGTAGCCCTTGATGGCGGCTTTCACCCCACCGCCACCCGGCAGGGCAACGCTTTCCATCATATGCAGTACGGTACGAACCTGCGATTCCGGGAAAACGCGTTGACCCGCCACCGGCGGGTCAACTTTGGTAATCGACAGAGGGCGATAAATGCCGTAGCTGCCCATAGTTGCGTAGACTCGCGCTAACTGTAACGGTGTTACCATTAGCCCATAGCCGAAAGAGAAGGTGGCCCTCTCTATGTCAGACCACCGTTGTTTTTGAGGATATAAGCCACTGCTTTCTCCGACCAACCCCAAATTGGTCGCTTTGCCGAAGCCAAAACGAGAGTAAGTATCTACTAACGCATTGGACGGCATCGCTAACGCCAGTCGGGAAACACCGACGTTAGACGACTTCTGTAGTACCCCGGTCAGGGTCAACTCGCTGTAACGCGCCACGTCTTTGATTTCGTGACCGTTAATCCTGTAAGGCACCGTGTTCAGCACGCTGCCTTCGCGCACCACACCACGTTGCAGCGCGGTCATTACCACCATCGGTTTGACGGTTGAACCCGGCTCAAAAATATCGGTGATAGCGCGGTTACGCATGACATCTTTAGTGGTGCCAGCGAGGTTGT carries:
- a CDS encoding peptidoglycan glycosyltransferase FtsI, with translation MRAATKTPKSKRPDDQASFVSWRFALLCCCIFLALAGLLLRVAYLQVINPDRLVREGDMRSLRVQAIPTSRGMISDRAGRPLAVSVPVNAIWADPKELHDKGGITLDSRWKALSDALSIPLDQLAARVNANPNGRFVYLARQVNPAIGDYIKKLKLPGIFLRQESRRYYPAGQVTSHLIGFTNIDGQGIEGVEKSFDKWLTGQPGERTVRKDRFGRVIEDISSVDSQAAHNLALSIDERLQAQVYRELNNAVAFNKAESGTAVLVDVNTGEVLAMANSPAYNPNNLAGTTKDVMRNRAITDIFEPGSTVKPMVVMTALQRGVVREGSVLNTVPYRINGHEIKDVARYSELTLTGVLQKSSNVGVSRLALAMPSNALVDTYSRFGFGKATNLGLVGESSGLYPQKQRWSDIERATFSFGYGLMVTPLQLARVYATMGSYGIYRPLSITKVDPPVAGQRVFPESQVRTVLHMMESVALPGGGGVKAAIKGYRIAIKTGTAKKVGPDGKYVNKYIAYTAGVAPASNPRFALVVVINDPQAGKYYGGAVSAPVFGAIMGGVLRTMNVEPDALPTSDKSEMVTNKSEGSSDRS